One genomic segment of Pseudomonas sp. RU47 includes these proteins:
- a CDS encoding ABC transporter substrate-binding protein, with translation MNGFRRLLAASVATFGLLTSAQSVTAAQAPIHFADLNWESGSLITDVLRIIVEKGYGLPTDTLPGTTITLETALANNDIQVIGEEWAGRSPVWVKAEAEGKVVSLGDTVKGATEGWWVPEYVIKGDPAKGIKPLAPDLRSVSDLKKYKDVFKDPENPSKGRFLNSPIGWTSEVVNKQKLTAYGLQDDYTNFRSGSGAALDAEISSSIRRGKPVLFYYWSPTPLLGKFKLVQLEEPPFDAEAWKTLTDADNPNPKPTRSLASKLSIGVSTPFQKQYPQIAEFFSKVDFPIEPLNKALAEMSEKHTAPRDAAVAFMKAHPDVWQAWLPKDVAERVAADLK, from the coding sequence ATGAACGGATTTCGACGGTTATTGGCCGCCAGCGTGGCCACGTTCGGTTTGCTGACATCAGCGCAATCGGTGACGGCCGCCCAGGCGCCGATCCACTTTGCTGACCTGAACTGGGAAAGCGGCAGCCTGATTACCGATGTACTGCGGATCATCGTCGAGAAGGGTTACGGACTGCCGACCGATACGTTGCCTGGCACCACCATTACTCTGGAAACCGCACTGGCCAACAATGACATCCAGGTCATTGGCGAAGAATGGGCCGGGCGCAGTCCGGTATGGGTCAAGGCCGAAGCCGAAGGCAAAGTCGTCAGCCTGGGCGATACGGTCAAGGGCGCGACCGAGGGTTGGTGGGTGCCGGAGTACGTGATCAAGGGCGACCCGGCCAAGGGCATCAAGCCGCTGGCGCCGGACTTGCGCAGTGTCAGTGACCTTAAAAAGTACAAGGATGTGTTCAAGGATCCGGAGAACCCGAGCAAGGGACGGTTCCTCAACAGTCCGATCGGCTGGACCTCGGAAGTGGTCAACAAGCAGAAGTTGACCGCTTATGGTCTGCAGGACGATTACACCAACTTCCGCAGTGGCTCGGGCGCGGCGCTGGATGCCGAGATCAGCTCATCGATTCGTCGCGGCAAGCCAGTGCTGTTTTACTACTGGTCACCGACTCCGCTGCTGGGCAAATTCAAACTGGTGCAACTGGAAGAGCCGCCGTTTGACGCCGAAGCGTGGAAGACCCTGACTGACGCCGATAATCCCAATCCGAAACCCACTCGGTCACTGGCCTCGAAGCTATCGATCGGTGTGTCTACGCCGTTTCAGAAGCAGTATCCGCAGATTGCCGAGTTCTTCAGCAAGGTGGATTTTCCGATCGAACCGTTGAACAAGGCATTGGCCGAGATGAGCGAGAAGCACACGGCGCCGCGTGATGCGGCGGTGGCGTTCATGAAGGCCCACCCGGATGTGTGGCAGGCCTGGTTGCCGAAGGATGTGGCGGAGAGGGTTGCGGCTGATTTGAAATAG